In Haloarcula rubripromontorii, the sequence GAGGGGACGGTGGTCGCTCAGACATATCGGTCCACCTCCGTCTGGCGGCGGTCAGCCGCCTGTGAAACCGCCTGCCGGCGGTCAGTCAGTGCCTCGCTGTCGGCGGCGAGTACGTCTTCGGCCACCGATACTTGCTTGGCGACGGCATCGGAGGCCGGGCCTCCGCGAGAGTCCCGCATCGCGACACTTTCAGCCGGGTCGAGTGCGGCTTCCAGCTGGTCGCGGTCGACGTAGGCTGACAGCGGCTCGCCCAGCACGTCCTCGGCGACGGCCGACAGCGCCGCGTAGTCGGGCGCGTCTTCCTCAGGCCCCAAGCCGGCGGCGGCCTCGGCGACAACCTCGTGGGCTGTCCGGAACGGCACGCCGGCCATCGCCAGCAGGTCCGCCACGCCGGTCGCCGTCGCGAAGCCGTCGGCCGCCGCGGCTTCGAGCGTCTCGGCGGGCCAGTCGGCGGTCGCGACCGCGCCAGCGGCCACTTCCACGCTCTCTGTGACGCTGTCGATAGCGTCCCAGGCGTGCCGTCCCGCGCGCTGGAGGTCGCGGTTGTAGGCGCGGGGCTGGCCCTTGAGGTTGGTCAGCAGGCCGTTCAGCCCGGCGACAGCATCGCCGGTGCGCCCGCGGACCAGTTCCAGCGTGTCGGGGTTCTTCTTCTGTGGCATAATCGAGGACGTGGACGCGTAGTCGTCGTCAAGATCGACGTGGCCCTTGCTCGCCATCACGACCACGTCCTCGGCCAGCCCCGACAGCGTCGTCGCCAGCGTGGCGACAGCGCTCGTCGTCTCGACGAGGAAGTCCCGCGTCGCCGAGGCGTCCATCGAGTTCTCCGCGACCGAGTCGAACCCGAGCAGTTCCGCGGTGCGCTCGCGGTCCACGTCGAACGGCGTCCCCGCGAACGCGGCCGACCCGAGGGGGTTCTGGTTGACTCGTTCGTAGGCATCAAGCAGGCGTGCTGTGTCGCGCTGGAGCGCCTGCTCGTAGGACAGCACCCAGTGGGCGACCGTCGTCGGCTGGGCGGGCTGGAGATGCGTGTAGCCGGGCATCACCGTTTCGCGCTCGGCGCGGGCCACGTCGAGCAACTGCTCGCGGGCCCCGACGACGGTCTCGACCAGGTCAAGCACGTCTTCGCGCAGGCGGTAGCGGATGCAGGCCGCCACTTCGTCGTTACGCGACCGGGCGGTGTGCATCTTGCCGCCGTCAGGTCCGACGCGCTCGATGACGGCACTCTCGATGGCTTCGTGTACGTCTTCGCCGTCGGGCAGCGCCCCGTGGCCTGCGTCCGCCACGTCCGCCAGCGCCGCTAGCACCTCGCCGGCCGTCTCGCGGTCGATGATCTCCTGTTCGGCCAGCATCACGACGTGGGCGCGGTCGACCGCGAGGTCGGCCGCGAAGATGCGCTCGTCGTCGGACAGCGAGGAGAGGAACGACCGGGCGGGCCCCCCCGCGAAGCGGTCACGGCGGACGACCGTCTCACTGTCGGCGTTCGCGTCTGCCGTCTCGTGGTCCCCGCCGTCGCTCATTCGTTTACTCCTCCGTGTCCTCGCCGCTGCCGTCGGTGACGGCGGCCCCTTTCTTCGCGTCTTCGAGGATCTTGTTCGCGAGGCGGGACTGGAAGCCGTGGTACTTCGCGACGCCGGTGGCGTCCTGCTGGGTGATCCCGCCGGAAACGTCCTCCTCGTTGAACGAGGCCGCGGACTCGCTGTAGACGGCGTAGTCGGACTCGCGCGAGACCGGGCGGCAGTGGCCGCCTTCGAGCTTCACAGTAACAGAGCCGGTGACGCGCTCGTTGGTGTCGTCGATGAACGCTTCGAGCGCGCCCGTCAGCGGCGCGTCGACGAGGCCCTGGTACGCCTT encodes:
- the argH gene encoding argininosuccinate lyase — encoded protein: MSDGGDHETADANADSETVVRRDRFAGGPARSFLSSLSDDERIFAADLAVDRAHVVMLAEQEIIDRETAGEVLAALADVADAGHGALPDGEDVHEAIESAVIERVGPDGGKMHTARSRNDEVAACIRYRLREDVLDLVETVVGAREQLLDVARAERETVMPGYTHLQPAQPTTVAHWVLSYEQALQRDTARLLDAYERVNQNPLGSAAFAGTPFDVDRERTAELLGFDSVAENSMDASATRDFLVETTSAVATLATTLSGLAEDVVVMASKGHVDLDDDYASTSSIMPQKKNPDTLELVRGRTGDAVAGLNGLLTNLKGQPRAYNRDLQRAGRHAWDAIDSVTESVEVAAGAVATADWPAETLEAAAADGFATATGVADLLAMAGVPFRTAHEVVAEAAAGLGPEEDAPDYAALSAVAEDVLGEPLSAYVDRDQLEAALDPAESVAMRDSRGGPASDAVAKQVSVAEDVLAADSEALTDRRQAVSQAADRRQTEVDRYV